Proteins from a genomic interval of Amycolatopsis sp. cg13:
- a CDS encoding GNAT family N-acetyltransferase, whose product MELTWRPLTLADVGEVTRLCAVAEETDRTGEHWDEGDVRQELSGPSVDLPGASTGAWDGARLVSYALVIARDAADPVHQPHVAALTDPEYRTDEVASALTEWLVRTARTVHARHFPDAKLELHAGAHENEHWYISLLERGGFKQERTFVEMRAGLASLPSAPELPDDLPLVACEKRYDALVLDARNAAFAGHWGSTWLSADEWEHRFRGNKDFQPDLSFLLLSPERDRVVAFVMSSFYEADAAATGVRELHVNYVGTLAEARGRGLASALLAHTLEAGRAAGFEKSSLSVDVDNTHRALAVYERCGYRAAERNYGYVLPLG is encoded by the coding sequence ATGGAACTCACCTGGCGCCCGCTCACGCTCGCCGACGTCGGCGAGGTCACCCGGCTCTGCGCGGTCGCGGAGGAAACCGACCGCACTGGCGAGCACTGGGACGAGGGCGACGTGCGCCAGGAACTGTCGGGCCCGTCGGTCGATCTGCCGGGAGCGAGCACCGGTGCTTGGGACGGGGCGCGGCTGGTGAGCTATGCGTTGGTCATTGCCCGCGACGCCGCTGATCCGGTGCATCAGCCGCACGTCGCAGCGCTGACTGACCCGGAGTATCGGACCGACGAGGTCGCTTCGGCGCTGACGGAGTGGCTCGTGCGCACGGCTCGGACCGTCCACGCGCGGCACTTCCCGGACGCGAAGCTGGAACTGCACGCTGGCGCGCACGAGAACGAGCATTGGTACATCTCGCTGCTGGAGCGCGGCGGGTTCAAGCAGGAACGCACCTTCGTGGAGATGCGCGCGGGCTTGGCCTCGCTGCCCTCGGCGCCGGAGCTTCCGGACGATCTTCCGCTGGTCGCCTGCGAGAAACGCTACGACGCACTGGTGCTCGACGCGCGCAACGCCGCGTTCGCCGGGCACTGGGGCAGCACCTGGCTCTCCGCCGACGAGTGGGAACACCGGTTTCGCGGCAACAAGGACTTTCAGCCGGACCTGTCGTTTCTCCTCCTTTCCCCGGAGCGGGACCGGGTCGTGGCGTTCGTGATGTCGTCGTTCTACGAGGCGGACGCGGCGGCGACCGGAGTGCGCGAGCTGCACGTCAACTACGTCGGCACCCTGGCGGAGGCTCGCGGCCGGGGCCTGGCGTCGGCGCTGCTGGCACACACCCTCGAGGCCGGTCGTGCGGCTGGCTTCGAGAAGTCGTCGCTGTCGGTGGACGTGGACAACACCCACCGGGCGCTCGCTGTTTACGAACGGTGCGGGTATCGGGCGGCTGAGCGGAATTACGGGTACGTTTTGCCGCTCGGCTGA
- the yaaA gene encoding peroxide stress protein YaaA, with translation MLVLLPPSETKADGGKGAPLDLDALSFPELNPVRAKLADALVELAADVPASLAALGISARQADEVTRNAQLWTSPTMPALSRYTGVLYDALDVKSFTRAGLAKAQQRLAVTSSLFGVVAATDPIPAYRLSGGNTVPALGTVRGLWKPVLEPVLHEVEGLIVDLRSGTYAAFAKLRADAVTVRVVTEDANGNRTTVSHFNKAYKGKLAAVLATSRSEPSSVDQLVRVITKAGLTVERTGDHALELLTD, from the coding sequence GTGCTGGTGCTCCTCCCCCCTTCAGAAACCAAGGCCGACGGCGGCAAAGGCGCGCCGCTGGACCTGGACGCGCTGTCGTTCCCCGAGCTGAACCCGGTGCGCGCCAAGCTGGCCGACGCCCTGGTCGAACTCGCGGCCGACGTCCCCGCGAGCCTCGCCGCCCTGGGCATCTCCGCGCGCCAAGCCGACGAGGTCACCCGCAACGCCCAGCTCTGGACCTCCCCGACGATGCCCGCGCTGAGCCGCTACACCGGCGTCCTCTACGACGCACTGGACGTCAAAAGCTTCACCCGCGCCGGCCTGGCCAAAGCACAGCAACGACTGGCCGTCACGTCCTCCCTGTTCGGCGTCGTCGCGGCCACCGACCCCATCCCCGCCTACCGCCTCTCGGGCGGCAACACAGTGCCCGCGCTGGGCACCGTCCGAGGCCTGTGGAAGCCGGTCCTGGAACCAGTACTGCACGAGGTCGAAGGCCTGATCGTGGACCTCCGTTCCGGCACGTACGCCGCCTTCGCCAAACTGCGCGCAGACGCGGTCACCGTCCGAGTAGTCACCGAAGACGCCAACGGCAACCGCACCACGGTGAGCCACTTCAACAAGGCCTATAAAGGAAAACTGGCCGCCGTACTGGCCACCTCGCGAAGCGAACCGTCCTCTGTGGACCAGTTAGTGCGGGTAATCACCAAAGCAGGCCTGACCGTAGAACGCACCGGCGACCACGCGCTGGAACTGCTCACCGACTGA
- a CDS encoding phytoene desaturase family protein, which translates to MDYDAVIVGGGHNGLVAAAYLARAGRSVLVLERRAEIGGAAVSFRAFPGVDVRLSRYSYLVSLLPRRIVAELGLDVRLRRRRMSSYTPVGDTGLLVDTGDDERTGASFRAVTGSAKDYVSWQRFYASAARMAGVTFDSLTEPLPTRAELRRRIGDDEAWETFFERPVGETLRGSFEDDVVRGVVLTDALIGTFASADDEQLRQNRCLLYHLIGNGTGDWDVPVGGMGAVTDALADAARRAGARLVTGAEVLSVAPDGEVRYREGDTERVVTGGHVLANVAPRTLARLLGEEPAESPEGAQLKVNMVLRRLPRLRDAAVDPRAAFGGTFHVNESFAQLETAHREAAAGRVPTVPPCEIYCHSLTDPSILGPAERAAGVQTLTLFGLHMPARLFEADNDGARAEALRATVSSLDSVLAEPISDCLLLDGDGNPCIEAKTPLDLEAELGLPRGHIFHRDLSWPYGDDETAGTWGVETRHERVLLCGAGAVRGGGVSGIPGHNAAMAVLG; encoded by the coding sequence GTGGACTACGACGCGGTGATCGTCGGCGGCGGGCACAACGGGCTCGTCGCCGCTGCCTATCTGGCCCGGGCCGGACGGTCGGTGCTGGTGCTGGAACGACGTGCGGAGATCGGGGGCGCGGCGGTTTCTTTCCGCGCTTTTCCTGGTGTGGATGTTCGGCTGTCGCGTTATTCGTATCTCGTGAGCTTGTTGCCGCGGCGGATCGTGGCTGAGCTGGGGCTGGACGTCCGGTTGCGGAGGCGGCGGATGTCGTCCTATACGCCGGTCGGCGACACGGGTCTCCTTGTCGACACGGGGGATGACGAGCGGACTGGGGCGTCGTTTCGTGCGGTTACTGGGTCGGCGAAGGATTATGTTTCCTGGCAACGGTTTTACGCTTCGGCGGCTCGGATGGCTGGGGTGACGTTCGATTCACTGACTGAGCCGTTGCCTACGCGGGCTGAGCTGCGTCGGCGGATTGGCGATGACGAGGCGTGGGAGACGTTTTTCGAGCGTCCGGTCGGGGAGACGCTGCGCGGGTCGTTCGAGGACGACGTCGTGCGCGGGGTTGTGCTCACTGATGCGTTGATCGGCACTTTCGCCTCCGCGGACGACGAGCAGCTTCGGCAGAACCGCTGCCTGCTCTACCACCTCATCGGCAACGGCACCGGTGACTGGGACGTCCCGGTCGGCGGAATGGGCGCGGTCACCGATGCGCTCGCGGACGCGGCCCGTCGCGCTGGAGCGCGGCTGGTCACCGGCGCGGAGGTGCTGTCGGTGGCCCCGGACGGCGAAGTTCGTTACCGCGAAGGCGATACGGAACGCGTGGTGACCGGCGGGCACGTGCTGGCGAATGTCGCGCCGCGCACGCTCGCCCGGTTGCTGGGCGAGGAGCCCGCGGAGTCGCCGGAGGGGGCCCAGTTGAAGGTGAACATGGTGCTGCGGCGGTTGCCCCGGTTGCGTGACGCGGCAGTCGATCCGCGTGCCGCGTTCGGCGGGACCTTCCACGTCAACGAATCGTTCGCCCAGCTGGAAACTGCTCATCGGGAGGCCGCGGCAGGCCGGGTCCCGACGGTGCCGCCGTGCGAGATCTACTGCCATTCGCTGACTGATCCGTCGATCCTCGGTCCTGCTGAACGAGCGGCCGGGGTGCAGACGCTGACGTTGTTCGGCCTGCACATGCCGGCCCGGCTGTTCGAAGCGGACAACGACGGTGCGCGGGCGGAGGCGTTGCGCGCCACGGTTTCGTCGCTGGACAGCGTGCTCGCGGAGCCGATCTCGGACTGTCTGCTGCTCGACGGCGACGGAAACCCGTGTATCGAAGCCAAAACGCCGCTGGATCTGGAGGCGGAGCTGGGTTTGCCGCGCGGGCACATCTTCCACCGCGACCTGTCGTGGCCGTACGGCGACGACGAGACGGCGGGGACGTGGGGCGTCGAGACCCGGCACGAGCGGGTGTTGCTGTGCGGGGCGGGCGCGGTTCGCGGCGGTGGGGTGAGCGGGATTCCCGGGCACAACGCGGCGATGGCGGTGCTCGGCTGA